Within the Synergistaceae bacterium genome, the region ACGCGCCATGAGCGCTTAACGAACGGGCGATATATCTCATACTGGCTCGCGTCCGCGTGTATGTTGACTTCCTGGTGAGGGTGCCGCCCAAAGTAGTATGTAGGAACGTCCCCTGCGATAACTACCATCGGGATCGAATTAAGGCCGGCCTCCGCAACTCCAGTTGTCGCGTTTGTCAGCCCGGGCCCTAGGTGTGTCATCACAACTCCCGGGACCTTGCAGCCCTTTCCGCGGGCATATCCATCTGCAGCGTGCGCAGCGATCTGTTCGTGCCTCACAGATATGTACTGAATTTTGCTCTCTTTCAGTGCATCGAGAAATCCAATAACCGTGTGTCCGCAGAGCCCAAAAATTTTCTCAACACCGCGAGCTTCAAGAAACTTAACAAGCTGATACGCAACTAGATCTTTCTGCATTACCGCACCTCCATATGATTTATTTATGTAATAAGAGAAAAGGTTGTTTCCTGAAATTGGGCAATATTTTCCGTTTAATGGAATTTTAATCTGATTAACGGAAACATATATACAATAATGAACTTCGTGCGACTTGTCAAGATACCATTTTATAAAACTTTTTCCCATTGGCCGGAAAAGTATGGTTTCTCTTTTAAGAGTTTGCGTTTTTACAAAAATTACGACGGATATAAGTCTGTAATAATATTTACCTTATCAGGCAAAAGCTGTATTTGGATGAACAAACACAGCTCAACTTACACCCATCAGAATAAAGCTGAAGGTCATGCAGATGATACTCAAAAGGATGGAAACAGATCCGGCCAGGCTTGCGGATGCATGATCACCTCCGCATTTTTCAGTGAATATCGGAGCAAGGGCGGATATCGGAGAAAAGACTACAATAGCAAGAACCTGACGGATCTCAAGAGAAAAAGGGGTGTAGCGGTAAAACAGCACTGCCAAAACAACAGCCGTGCCATATCTGAACAAAAGCATACCGGCGATGGACCTTACCTGCTTTTTTAAGTTAGATATGTCTATCATCATCCCAATCATCAGCATAGAAACAAAGAAATTGGCGCTGCCTATCGGAGCTGCAAAACCAAGAAGCCAGCCAGGAACTCTAAGGTCAAGAAATGTCCATATCAGGGCCGCGATATAAATATCAAACGGAACCGATGAAGTCAGCGTCCTGAATATCGTCCCGGGCGTTGTCTTTGCTCCTCCGTTTTTTAGAAGGAGAGAAGATACTATGGCATATGTTCCGCCGGCCGTAAGTATCGAATTGCCGATGTCAAACATGCAAGCGACGATCATAGCATATGCCCCGAGGATACTACCCACGTACGGAAGCGTGAAGACACCGATCAGATACCCCGGAGTACAGAATATCGGCAGAATCCGTTCTTTTGTCTCCTTTTTTCTCGTAATAAACCATGCGGCCGCCAAAAGCAGTAAGTTGCAAAGCATTCCAAGCAACACAACAACAAAAAGCGCGCTATCCTGTTTGAATGTTGCAAAACTGGTGATTATTGCAGCAGGCAGAGTTATGTTCATGCTCATGACTGCTGTAATTTTGTAATCATCTTTTTTGAAAACACCAATGTACTTAAAAACATACCCTATTGCGATAATTATCAGGGCGGCCAGTGCTTTTTGTGTTGCTGTATTCATCCGTATCCTCCAGTCCGGAAATCCACGGAGAGCAGAAAAAAACTGCCGTGCTCCATCTTATTTATTTTCCTTGTATCGCAATTTATTTTAGAAAGCTCAGCATTTCAGTTCGGTGAGAAATTTTTCCGCAGCCTCGGCCATTACATCAGCAGGTGCATCTTTCCCAGTCCAGATCCTGATTGCCTCTATTCCCTGGTAAACAAGCATCCATAAACCGCCAAGCGTTTTGCATCCGCGTGCCGCCGCCTCACGAAGAAGGCGCGTCTCTCTGGGGTTGTATACAACGTCAAAGACTGCATGGCCTGGCTTAAGAAGGGATGTATCAAAGGCGACCGTGTCCTCATGCGGAGTCATTCCCAAAGGAGTGGCATGGAGTACAAAATCTGCCTGTTTCAGCGCCTCAGCTACGGCTTCATGGCTAAGCACAGACGCAGCAGAGATTCCTGGACAGCACGAATTCATATCTGCCGAAAGTCTTTCCGCCATTTCAATTTCCTCTGCACGATTAAGTATTATAAACTCCTTCGTTCCGGCCATCGCAAGGGCAAAAGTTACGCCTCTTGCGGCTCCGCCGGCGCCAATGACAAGACACTTTTTGCCTTTAGGATCAAAACCCGCTTTTTCCTTTATGGCACGCACGAAACCCGAACCATCAGTGTTATATCCGATTTTTCTGCCACCTCTGAAGAGTATGGTATTGACAGCCCCACAACTCTGCGCTGATTCATCCAGCTCATCCATAAGCGGCAGTACGGTCTGTTTATGCGGAAGAGTAACATTGCATCCCATAAAATTCAGCAGTTCCAGGCTCTTGACTGCAAGATCGACCCTGTCTGCAGGAATTTCCATGGGAATATAAATTGCATCGAGCCCCATTTGGTAATACGCGGCGCCGTGCATTGCAGCAGAGGCAGAATGCCCCAGAGGGTCGCCGATGAGCCCTGCTTTTTTTGTTTTGAG harbors:
- a CDS encoding shikimate dehydrogenase yields the protein MNNTFRIISLKTKKAGLIGDPLGHSASAAMHGAAYYQMGLDAIYIPMEIPADRVDLAVKSLELLNFMGCNVTLPHKQTVLPLMDELDESAQSCGAVNTILFRGGRKIGYNTDGSGFVRAIKEKAGFDPKGKKCLVIGAGGAARGVTFALAMAGTKEFIILNRAEEIEMAERLSADMNSCCPGISAASVLSHEAVAEALKQADFVLHATPLGMTPHEDTVAFDTSLLKPGHAVFDVVYNPRETRLLREAAARGCKTLGGLWMLVYQGIEAIRIWTGKDAPADVMAEAAEKFLTELKC
- a CDS encoding thiamine pyrophosphate-binding protein; its protein translation is MQKDLVAYQLVKFLEARGVEKIFGLCGHTVIGFLDALKESKIQYISVRHEQIAAHAADGYARGKGCKVPGVVMTHLGPGLTNATTGVAEAGLNSIPMVVIAGDVPTYYFGRHPHQEVNIHADASQYEIYRPFVKRSWRV